One Tiliqua scincoides isolate rTilSci1 chromosome 9, rTilSci1.hap2, whole genome shotgun sequence DNA segment encodes these proteins:
- the KIF1B gene encoding kinesin-like protein KIF1B isoform X3 has protein sequence MAQADIALIGLAVMGQNLVLNMNDHGFVVCAFNRTVSKVDDFLANEAKGTKVIGAHSLEEMVSKLKKPRRIILLVKAGSAVDDFINKLVPLLSAGDIIIDGGNSEYRDSTRRCKDLKEKGILFVGSGVSGGEDGARYGPSLMPGGAKEAWPHIKTIFQSIAAKVGTGEPCCDWVGEEGSGHFVKMVHNGIEYGDMQLICEAYHLMKDVLGMDHDEMAKVFEEWNKTELDSFLIEITADILKYRDASGKHLLPKIRDSAGQKGTGKWTAISALEYGVPVTLIGEAVFARCLSSLKDERIQASKLLSGPKVTQFSGNKAAFLEDIRKALYASKIISYTQGFMLLKQAAKEFGWTLNYGAIALMWRGGCIIRSAFLGKIKEAFDRNPNLQNLLLDNFFKTAVENCQESWRRAVSTGVQTGIPMPCFTTALSFYDGYRHGTLPANLIQAQRDYFGAHTYELLSKPGEFIHTNWTGHGGSVSSSSYNA, from the exons ATGGCCCA AGCAGACATTGCCTTGATCGGACTGGCCGTGATGGGCCAGAACTTGGTTTTAAACATGAACGACCATGGCTTTGTG gTCTGTGCGTTTAACAGGACCGTATCCAAAGTGGATGACTTCCTGGCGAACGAGGCCAAAGGAACCAAAGTTATCGGGGCTCATTCCTTGGAAGAAATGGTCTCCAAGCTTAAGAAGCCCCGGCGGATTATCCTACTTGTGAAGGCTGGGAGCGCAGTGGATGATTTCATCAACAAGCTG GTTCCGCTGCTCAGTGCTGGAGACATCATCATTGATGGAGGAAACTCTGAATACAGGGATAGCACA AGGCGTTGCAAGGATCTCAAGGAGAAAGGCATCTTATTCGTGGGGAGTGGCGTTAGTGGTGGTGAGGACGGGGCCAGGTATGGCCCCTCGCTCATGCCAGGGGGCGCCAAAGAGGCCTG GCCTCACATCAAGACGATATTTCAGAGCATTGCCGCCAAAGTGGGGACTGGGGAACCCTGCTGTGATTGG GTGGGAGAAGAGGGGTCTGGGCACTTTGTGAAGATGGTGCACAATGGCATTGAGTACGGCGACATGCAGCTGATCTGTGAGGCCTACCACCTCATGAAAGATGTGCTGGGAATGGACCATGACGAGATGGCCAAG GTGTTTGAAGAATGGAATAAGACAGAACTGGACTCCTTCCTCATTGAGATCACTGCCGACATCTTGAAGTACCGTGATGCCAGCGGCAAACACCTGCTTCCGAAGATTAGGGACAGCGCTGGCCAGAAAGGCACGGGGAAGTGGACAGCCATTTCTGCCTTGGAGTATGGGGTCCCTGTCACCCTCATTG GGGAGGCTGTCTTCGCTCGGTGTCTGTCTTCCCTCAAGGATGAAAGGATTCAAGCCAGCAAGCTGTTGAGTGGGCCCAAAGTGACCCAGTTTAGTGGGAATAAGGCAGCCTTTCTGGAAGACATCCGTAAG GCCCTGTATGCATCCAAAATAATTTCATACACACAAGGCTTCATGTTACTGAAGCAAGCAGCTAAGGAGTTTGGCTGGACTCTGAATTATGGAGCTATTGCCCTGATGTGGCGAGGAGGCTGCATCATCCGAAG TGCATTCCTGGGGAAAATCAAAGAAGCTTTTGACCGAAATCCTAACCTCCAAAACCTCCTGTTAGATAATTTTTTTAAGACTGCAGTGGAGAATTGTCAG GAATCTTGGCGACGTGCTGTCAGCACAGGAGTTCAGACTGGTATCCCGATGCCATGCTTTACTACTGCACTTTCTTTCTATGATGGATACAGGCATGGTACTCTACCAGCTAACCTGATCCAG GCTCAGCGGGATTATTTTGGTGCCCACACCTATGAACTGCTATCAAAACCAGGCGAATTCATTCACACCAACTGGACAGGCCATGGAGGCTCTGTGTCCTCTTCATCATATAATGCCTAG